From a region of the Haematobia irritans isolate KBUSLIRL chromosome 4, ASM5000362v1, whole genome shotgun sequence genome:
- the LOC142235741 gene encoding uncharacterized protein LOC142235741: MAKQDNRETRREVLIPGVNPPSPEQGNKSTNPISLTAGHQEMARVSVKIPPFWRSNPALWFKQVESQFITSGIVSDSTKFHTVVGSIDASILSEEKRLRRLLREIEIGDKKPSALLREMSTLAANKVSEEVLKSLWMQRLPKQTQIILYVSSESLNKLAQMADKIADTAEPWDINAHRKNSSSSIIRNLEIKTDELTKKIEAMNTGSRSRSKSRSLSSNNTKGKPLRWFHYKFREQARKCVQLCSFPTNLSSEN, translated from the exons ATGGCAAAGCAAGACAACAGAGAAACTCGCCGAGAAGTCCTTATACCGGGCGTGAATCCTCCTTCACCAGAACAAGGTAATAAATCCACAAATCCAATATCCTTGACCGCTGGACATCAAGAAATGGCAAGAGTTTCAGTCAAGATCCCTCCATTTTGGCGTAGCAATCCTGCCCTTTGGTTTAAGCAGGTCGAAAGCCAGTTTATCACATCCGGTATAGTATCAGACTCCACTAAGTTTCACACCGTCGTTGGATCAATAGATGCTAGTATTCTCTCAGAA GAAAAACGCTTAAGAAGATTGCTCCGAGAAATTGAAATCGGCGACAAGAAGCCATCAGCTTTACTTCGTGAAATGTCAACTTTAGCGGCAAATAAAGTTTCTGAAGAAGTACTGAAATCCCTATGGATGCAACGTCTACCGAAACAAACCCAAATCATATTGTACGTAAGTAGTGAATCTTTAAATAAATTGGCACAAATGGCAGATAAAATTGCGGATACAGCCGAGCCATGGGACATTAATGCTCATCGGAAAAATTCCTCATCATCCATAATTcgaaatttggaaataaaaaccGATGAATTGACAAAGAAAATCGAAGCTATGAACACTGGGTCCAGAAGCCGTTCCAAATCGAGAAGTTTGTCAAGCAACAATACCAAAGGTAAGCCCTTGCGTTGGTTTCACTATAAGTTCCGAGAACAAGCCAGGAAATGTGTACAACTGTGTTCATTTCCGACAAATCTTTCATCGGAAAACTAG